Proteins encoded by one window of Companilactobacillus ginsenosidimutans:
- a CDS encoding zinc metallopeptidase produces the protein MTGYGLYWDPTIILIFIGLAISMWASWYVNHSFKKYDQFASRRGISGAKAARFILDTAGLQNVEIKQIAGKLTDNYNPGDKTLNLSESTFGSTSVAAIGVAAHECGHAIQDKKNYMPMRVRSAIVPAVNLGSNLSFPVIIAGVIFGMSHTLIMIGIWLFALVVLFQVVTLPVEFNASSRAVSILASGDLLDNDEVPMVKHVLTAAALTYVAAALTSALQLLRLILIFGNNRD, from the coding sequence ATGACCGGATACGGACTTTATTGGGATCCCACAATCATACTGATTTTCATCGGTTTAGCCATCAGTATGTGGGCATCTTGGTACGTTAATCACAGTTTTAAAAAATACGACCAATTCGCAAGCCGCAGAGGGATTAGTGGTGCAAAAGCTGCTCGTTTCATTCTCGACACAGCAGGACTTCAGAATGTTGAGATTAAACAAATTGCCGGTAAATTAACCGACAATTATAATCCTGGTGATAAAACATTAAACCTATCAGAATCAACCTTTGGCTCAACATCAGTTGCAGCCATTGGTGTTGCGGCCCATGAATGTGGACATGCCATTCAAGATAAAAAGAACTACATGCCAATGAGAGTAAGATCAGCAATCGTACCCGCAGTAAACTTAGGATCAAACCTATCATTTCCAGTAATCATTGCTGGTGTAATCTTTGGAATGAGCCACACACTAATCATGATTGGTATTTGGCTTTTTGCTCTAGTAGTGTTGTTCCAAGTAGTCACATTGCCAGTTGAGTTTAATGCCTCAAGCAGAGCTGTTAGCATCCTAGCTTCCGGTGATTTGCTTGATAATGACGAAGTTCCGATGGTTAAGCATGTTCTAACTGCAGCCGCTTTAACATATGTTGCAGCAGCACTTACATCGGCGTTACAACTACTAAGATTGATTCTGATTTTTGGCAACAATCGTGATTAA